ATATCCATAACCGCGTGGAAGAGTTGGGACTGCGTTGTTGCCCTCATGTCGAAGACCCCAAGAATTTCGCCCGGATTGATGCATATACCCAGGCATTTTATGAACTGCGCCAGCGCAAGGGCGTGACAGTACAAGATGCGATTGAGCTAGTCAAAGACCCCAATGTATTCGGGTCGATGATGGTGAAAATGGGCGATGCGGATGCGTTCGTTTCTGGGCTAACCTGTCACTATCCGGAAGTGTTGCGGCCATCATTGCAAATTCATAAAACCATGCCCGGTACAAAAAAGGCCGCTGCAGCTTATATCATGGTGATTGATAAACAAGTTTATATCTTTGCAGACGCGACCGTGAATATTGACCCTACAGCGGAAGATTTGGCAGAGATTGCTTGCCTGGCATCGGATTTTGCTTGCCAACTCGAGATTGAACCGCGGGTAGCCCTGCTTTCGTTCTCGAATTTTGGCAGCACGCCGCATCCGCTAACGGCGAAAGTACAAAAGGCATTGGAATTGATCCGTGCGAAACGCCCTGACTTGGTTGTGGATGGTGAAATGCAAGCCGATACAGCCGTAATATCTGAAATCATCGAGACGCGCTTCCCCTTCAGCCAGGTAAAAGATGCCAATGTTCTGATCTTCCCCTCGCTGGAATCCGCAAATATTGCCTATAAGCTCCTGGCTCGGCTCGGTGGCGCTCGGGCCATTGGCCCGATCTTGCTGGGGATGGGCGCTCCGGTGCATGCCTTGCAAACTGGCGCTGATGTGCGCGATATTGTCAATATTGCCGCCGTAGCTGTGATGGATGCGGCCAACCGCGACTGATACCGAATTCAATCGGCGAGCGATTTTACGTAACGATTAACGACGGACGGCAGATTACACACCGCAATGATGAGCAATTTATTTGCTCTGCGGTCTGTAATCTGCCGTCTTTTATGGTACGATTCGGAGGTTATTTTTAGCGCATTTGGAGGCCTCGATTGAGTGATTCAACCCGCATCTGTTTTGTATGTTTGGGGAATATTGTCCGCAGCCCCCTGGCGGAGAGCATGTTCCGGCATCTGGCTGAGCAGGCTGGCCTGGGGCATAAATACGAAGTCGATTCCGCTGGAACTTCAGGTTGGCATGTTGGCGAAGAGCCTGATCGCCGGATGCGGCGTGTGGCCGCCGAACACGGTTTTCGCTATACTGGCCGCTCGCGCCAGGTGATAAAGCGCGATTTTATCGAATTTGACTGGATTATTGCCATGGATGCCAGCAACCATGCCGATTTAGCACAACTGGCCGATAGCGAAACTGCGCGCCAGAAAATTCGTCTGATGCGCGAGTTTGACCCCCAGGGCGGGCCAAATGCCCCTGTGCCAGACCCTTACTATGGCGGGATTGATGGCTTCGAAGAAGTTTTCCAGATTGTGCAGCGTGCCTGCCAGGGCCTATTAGATGCTTTGGAACAAGGAGTGATGAATAGCGAAGGATGAATACCGAATTCACCTACTCGCCATTTACTATTCACTATTTTTAATATGCTCCCACCTCCGGTCATCCACTACTTGAAATCT
The window above is part of the Chloroflexota bacterium genome. Proteins encoded here:
- a CDS encoding low molecular weight phosphotyrosine protein phosphatase, with translation MSDSTRICFVCLGNIVRSPLAESMFRHLAEQAGLGHKYEVDSAGTSGWHVGEEPDRRMRRVAAEHGFRYTGRSRQVIKRDFIEFDWIIAMDASNHADLAQLADSETARQKIRLMREFDPQGGPNAPVPDPYYGGIDGFEEVFQIVQRACQGLLDALEQGVMNSEG